From the genome of Trypanosoma brucei brucei TREU927 chromosome 11 chr11_scaffold01 genomic scaffold, whole genome shotgun sequence:
GTGGGAAAACGCAGGGAGTACCTTCGTTCGTGGCTCTTTTGGTGTGACTGTAGTCGATGCCTTAGCGACAGAAACGGCTCATCTGTCAGTGAGCATGTGCAGTGCGGCCACTGTTACCGGTACACTTGCGTGCCACTGCGCGGAGATGGGGCGGAGAGTAAAGAAGTTGACCCACTTCTCTCCCAAGTTGTGCCATGTTCTCATTGTGGCTTGGACTGCTCATGGTCACCCGAATCATGTGACGGTGTGGAGAGGATAATAGATTCGTTGAAGGAAGCGACATCTTGTCCATCGTATTATGAACTTCAGAAGTGGTTTCTGGTTAATGTTCGAAAAGTGAAGGAGCTTCGCGTGCACCCGGAGCACTGGCTGTACCGCATGCTGCTCTactacttttgttttgttgttactCCTTACATAGATGATGCGTTCGTGGGTTACCAAAGGGTTGGGTGGGGGGCGCCTAATGTTGGCATGTTGTTGCTCAACTTCGGGTTCTGCTCTGAATATAGTCTGCCCAGTGAAGGCGATTGTGGGACTGTGAGGTGCAATGATCCTAACACCGGTAATGTAACCAACAATGGCTCTCATGACACCGATTCTATCATGGATGGAAAGGTACTTGGCGATACGCTATACATTCTTTGCTTACTGTGGCGGTTGATTGAACCGTTTTACCCACCATATGAAGGATGGGCGGTGCATCGCGCAATATGTTACATGGTGCTCTTTGCACACACCCATCCAAAAGGAGAAATGGTCTTACCTGGGTCCCTGACACTGCAGCTACTTAGCAAACATGGAAAATACATTGGAAGAAATGAATTATCTACGTGGGTTGCTGCGTATAGTCGTCACAAGCTACCAGACAGCCAAAAGGGGATACTAAGCGTTaggcaaattaaaaaggcAGTCGAGAAGGTGTAAGGTACTTTCTCCATGagagctaaaaaaaaaatcgcatATGTAAaagtttttccttcttgctcTTTTGTACACATATACTTCTGTATGATATTAAGTGGACCCtagttttctgttttgttttatttgtgaGAGATTCTCAACCAGATATTTCAGTTTATCGCTACGTTACTGGTGTCGAGTAGTAGTTGTGGTGAAGccgaaaagtaaaataaccCGAACTCTCCACCGTTATCaagtaataatagtggtaatAATTACAATTCTCTCActctgatttttttaaactttatCCCCCGCTTGATGTACTGTGGTTCCTTTCCCACttatcattttcttcctccattttccgtttcttatgtttttttctttttgattacTTGTGTTGTTCTTAATTTTGTTGGTACCAAACTACACATCATGTTGTGCGGTCGCGAAAATATATGAGTTTGCGTATCTGTATGTGCTGTTGCCTCGGCCTGGGGATGGACcatcctcctttctttcagcCCCCCTCTGCAGCGAGCTTTGGTCCTGCACACATGAATTAAAGAGAGCGAAATGAAtggggaacaaaaaaaataataataaaaggtaCATGGTGGCGTCTATGTGTTAGGCCACTGCGCTATCATTGATTGCACGGAGGATggtgaatttttttttttggtgcggAGTTGTGTTGTTGAGTTGTCACACTCTGCGATCACTTCCGTGTGTTATGAAGTTTGCCCGCTTTTTCGCCTGCTCTGCTACCTGGGCATTCTTCAGTTGGACTCGTTCGCGTTGTGGCTGCGTGCTCTGATGTGGCTGCGTGTAATAGTCGTAATATGCTCGTGTAGTGATTCTGACTAATCACGTTTCTTATACTGatacattttttcttttcttttcaacatTGAGCCATACTCCGTGTATGGCGGTTACCTTTTATACAATAACTGGATACATTCATTTcacttttctctcttatttgCTGACGCCTTTTTCGACGCCCCGGGCGAAGCTATGCGGTCACCATGGTATTGTTATGTGCCAGCGTTACGTTATTAGAGGAAACCCATGCATAGGTTATAAGTTTTGCTTGTAATCATCACCTCCTTCTCTGCTCCCTACTGCCATCGTCTctccaattttttcttttttcttcttcttattttttttttgaaggcgCTGGAAGTTGGTGCGGGAAATCTGATGGTGGAACTTACAGTGTACGAAGGTCATGATGTTTTTCTCCAGAACGCCGTGCGGTTGCACATTCCTTGCAAGGTTGATACGATTGAAGGACTTCTGTCACTAGTTGGTAGGGCAGTAGCATCCTCCCCTGGAGGCCCTTCAGCGGCAAGGAGGTATCGTTTTGTTTACTCGTTAGATGGCTCGCCTTTGAGGAGCGTCGATGAATGCCTTGAGGTGGGAACGGTGATCGTAAGCTGCACGCCTGGGTTTCAAAAACGCAAACATCATGTCGAGTCACCGTCCAACCCGGTACTTGACTTGCTCAACAGGAAAGGGTATGAAACATATAGTGCTGCGGAGAGCCGAGGCTTGTCCGCCACTCCTCCATCCCACGACGGTTTCGTGCCGATTTCTTTCCAACAACATTCAGTTTCTCGCGCATCCCCAAAATATGTTTTCTGCGATAGTAATCCTGGGCCTATTCCCAATTTTTCGTCAATTGGGGGAGCTTCCGTGGAATGGGGTGGAGTGTCCTGCCGTGTTGGGGATGAGAGGATTGTTCTTCCACCAACACCCAGTTTTGACGTACCGTTTCCCGACATGAATTTAGACATATCGCACGCTGAACGCGTCGCTGCTGTGAAAACGCTGATAACACTGAAACTGTGCGGGCGTTCCTTCTTGAATGACGAACTTCTTTTCGAAAAAGAGCTTGAGGAGGTATTTCGACCTATTGTTGCAGAACAGGCCTCGTGTCCATCGTGGAGGGATCAGACTTTAGATCGACCTCCCCCTCATGTAGTGGTGGATGGCCCCCCAAAAAGTGGTGTTTCGACTTCCCTGGCGTATTACAGTTCCATGCTGGTCTCGTCGGCGGCGAGTCGGTATGCCACATTTCTGATATTGCCGCTGAACTTTGAGCTTCTATTTGACGGATCGTTGGGCATTTCATCTTACAGTGCAAATCGTCATTTGAGGGGGAGTAAAAGTGCAAATTATAATGATGCAAGAACTCAGTCACTACTTTTGGACGTTCCGTTCTTCTATATGACAGTAGTTCGTGCTCTCATAGACTCTGTTGTTGCTCAACGCCCTAGTGTGCGTAACTGTTCCACGGCACTTGTGGAAATGTGGGAACAACTTATCAAAACAACCGCAGGCAGCGGGGTTCGTTTGAACACATGCGAGGTCGCGCACGCCGTTGGGCACTCTGCGCTTTATAGATGGGAGACATTTGCCGCCCCTGCTTCCCAGATACTGAGGGCTGCCAAATTGAACCCACGCGACATGAAACTACGTGATGCCGTGTTGGAATTAGTGCTAGTGGAGCTCGTAGCGCAGGTCGCTTCAGCACTTCACTTTTCCGGTGTTGTGTATGTGGTTGACGGACTGCGGCCGCTTGCACGTTCGTTGTGCGACCGATTGAGGCGACCGGGTGGAGATGCAGCTGTTTTCCTGGACCGAGTTGCACAACGGTCATGGGTTCATCTTGCCGTTGGTGTTGATTCCCTTTCGACCCAGGTGTTAGAATCCGCTCTGCTTACTCGGGTGCGCCGCGTCAAACTTCTCCGTATGCTTTCCGTGGAATATGTAACGAAGATGTACGGGTTCCCCAAGGCTATACACTGTGGCAGCAATAAGTATCCACTTGAGATGTTTCTTGGAACACCTGGTTACCTGCGAATGGTGCACGACCTTCTGCGCTCGTGTGAAGGTCGTAAGGCTCACAAGGGAGATTCGGACGGTTACGCTGTTCGGATTGAAGATTTGGATGTCTCTAACGCCCTGCTGGAATTTGAAGCGGTGCGAAAGTTGGGACAGGATacgcaaaaagaaatgtggtCATTGTCGTGATGTGTGAcattctcttcttttatcCATGTTCGGTTAACTCATTTGAGTATCCAATATCTGCGTTACTTTCCACCACACCTTGCGTACGAGCCGTTGCTACAATACCTACGTATGATACGTTGCCATAGATGTTGTTGATGaagatttttaaaatatatattcgcTTCCTTTTGGGCTCATATATCGCCTTcttagttgtttttttttttaaaagacatttccctttgctttctttacCTCCTTTCTGCCTCAACTGTTCTTACCATCACTTTCGCATTGGACGTGCATGGTCACGATGTTGATGATGGACTCGTGTGTTTTCTGTGCTACCGGGATTGTCTCGAAGCGCCACTAAGATTACTTGTTATATCCATCATtaatttgcttcttttctccccgaGCGTTTGTATCAAAAGAGTTTCAAAGAGgtcaaaaagaaagcaccGGCAGGCTATAAGCGTATCGTTTCGCCGCGAAGTGAAGGGCAATATACACCAGGGTGCAGATAAACCTACCTGTATACTAGCTTTTGCTATCGGTGTGAGCTTTGCATCGTGCGGGAATAATCTCCTCGCTGCTGTTTGTTCCATATGCCCAGTTGGTGTCTTATTGAAAGCGATCCAGCGGTTTTCACGGAGCTTATCCAACGGTTCGGCGCCCAAGGCGTGGCCGTTGAGGAAATCGTACAGCTTGAGCAGGAGTATCTACGCGTCCACACTAATGTCTACGGTctgattcttcttttcaaatGGAAAGcaaggaaggaaggtgcTGCGACTGATGGTGTAGTCGTTCCAGATGCCCCTGTATTTTTCGTCCAGCAGACTGTTAACAACGCCTGTGCCACGCTTTCCATCGTGAATATTCTCCTGAACCACAAGGAGAGTATTGAACTTGGGGAGGTGTTAGGcaattttctctccttcaccCAGGACATGAATCCGTATCTTCGAGGCACGCAAGTGGGCGAGTGTGATGCCCTTCGTGAGGCTCACAACTCTTTTGCGCCGGTGGAACTCTTCTCTTTAGACCATAGTGTGCCTGATGCAGGCGATGCATACcactttgtttcgtttgtgtACAAGAACAGTGCCATATGGGAACTAGATGGGCTTCAGGAGGGACCTATTCTCGCCTCCGATGCTAGTGATGAGAACTACAGGGACAAACTGATGGAAGTTGTGCGGAAACGCATCAGGGATCACAGCGCTGAGGACACGACAGGAGCTGGGCAGGGgatttccttctctctcatGGCTGTGGTTGATGATCCCCTTGTATTGTTGGAGAGGAGAATATACGAAGCGACACTACAGGAGGCCCCCACGCATTATTTGGAGGAGCAGTTGAATCAACTGACGAAACAGCGTGCGCGTGAAAAACTCGAAAACCAGCGCAGGCGTCATAATTACGTTCCTATGATCGTGGAGTTGTTGAAGGCACTCGCTGAGAAGGGGCAGTTGAAGGGGATCTTGGACGATGCGCtcgcaaaaaaaagtggtcAAGGGGCTAAGCAGTAGAGCGACATGTGGAGATTCCAAATACATCCAACATAACACGAATTTATGTGCCCGGATGTCATTGGCATAACTTCTTAGCCCttagagagaaaaaagaaagaagactGAGGAGGGAGGATAAGTTGTTCTGGAGGACGACAAGCAGCCGGTAAGGGCAAATCGGTGCTATCTTTGCATATATATGCGTGATTGTTTGTGCCACTAGggataaattaaaaatagtGTATAATACTGTTTATTTACCGATGTTTCCCTGTTTCCATCGTCCCTTTGTGTCACGCTTTCCATCTCCATCGTGTTTGTTTTGCAACCTACTTGGTGAGGTAGTTTCGCAGCCTGAGTCTGTGAGGTATCTTGTGTCGAAGAAATGGATAAGGCATTGTGTACCTCTCTGAGTTGCCAGTCGCGCCCAAAGCGATGCCGTGGGAGTGACAACCCACAATTTGGCACTAGCTTTTCATCAGGAAGCAACGTCCCTGAGATGTCTTTGTTGTCCAGCGCTGTGCAGCAGGCTGTTGAGAAGGTGTTTTCGGAACATGCTAGTGATGTGGGCTCGGAATTGTTGAGCGATGAAATTTTTACTTCATCAGTGTGTAGGGCAATATTACCTTCAGAGGACGGAGCGAAGCCACTGAGTGATCAGGAATTACAGCAGAGGGTTCGTTCGTGTTTGGAGGTTGTCCTTGCGGGAAAGGTGGATGAAGAGAGGCAGTTACTAGTTTCCGAGGCACTTACGCACCAGTTAGCGGAGGTACTGCTCAAAGCACCTCCTTTGATCGCTGCGACTGGGGTGTCACAGGAGGAAAACGTGCAGCCGGATGTCAAACGCGTACGTTCAGTGTTTGCGGGCTCTTCCATGTCCACAGTGAGAGTAGGTGTGGCACCCGTGGGGAAGGTGAATTCCTCAGGGTCCCTGTTGCCGCCACCGGCGCCGCTTTCGAGCGTTTTTTCGGGGAGTGCTGTTTATCCTGTTCGCGTTGTCGCGTTCCACAATTTGCCCTCGAAGTACTGCGAAAAGGAGGCACTAAAGGAACAGCTCGCCGAGATATGCGCTCGAATACCCCATTCATACTATCTGAACGTCCACTGCGTCCAATCTGAACACAAAGCTATTGCCTCATTTGGTACGAAAGAGGCGGCTGCTGCGGTGGCATTTATAGTCAACACATCAGGCATACATGCCCCACAGACGGACGGCAAGGATGCGGGCGCACCGACTGTTTCTGCACAACCGGCGACTGAAGAAGAGCAGGAGGCGGTGTGGGCCCCTCTTGTCGAGCAAGTGAAGGCATTGGAGGAGAGTTGGTCCTCTTGGGACGAAAAGTTTCGGGCAAACCCGCCATATAAACTTTATCAGGAGTGGGTGGAAGCGAAAAACAGAGGTGTTGGCCTGGACGAGGCCCTGCAGCAACTTACCGCTACCAATAAAGTTAGTGAGGGACAGGTGACAGACACTGCTAGTTACGGAGTAGTTGAGAGCGGCACCGCTACCGTGGGTTTAACACAAGAAGGTTTGCAGAAGAAGTTGGTGCTTCTTCAGGGTCGGCTGGAGTGTAAAAAAATTATCGAGCGGACTGAAGAATGCATGAGGGAGTTACTTGGGGACACATTTAGTGGAAGCCTTGAACGCGCTTGTTCTGGACCCACGCACTCCACTAGTAGTGCAACACTATCAAATCCACGTAAGGCTCTCTTCATCTATGACCTGCCGCGACCCTTCGATGACGTTGAGTTGGTGCGATTTCTTCAATATGTTGGCGTAGAACCTGTCCACATTTGGCGAAATTCGGCAGTACCAACAACAGTTTGTGTCGAACTACCGTCCATCGGTCGGGTATTTACAGTCCTTCGGCAACTGGATGGCACTAACATGAAATTCGCAGGCGCAACCTTCTCCCGTAAATACGCCTCCACCCCTCAAAACGCGTCTTCCTGTCCATTAACAGTGACATAACTACCCGATTCATAACTGTCGCCTTTTTGTCCAAGCACAAAAGTTCTGCTGTTACTCATCTCGTTTAAGAGGTTGCTACTGCCGTAATCTCTTGACTacctgctttcttttcctctcctaACGCGGCAGAAGCAGTGTTGGTGTAGAAGGTTGCAGAGAGGTGCATGCGAGGTGGAACGAAAGTTAAGATGCTGTTGCGTCTGTTGGTATTACCCTTGGTGTTGGTGGACTACGTTATTTCTCACGTCTTACTTACCCACAGGGCCAAATGTCGGAGGCGGCGATGTGACAAATAGGTTTTCTGGGGTGAGATGGTACTtgaagaaagcaaaagttgtatatgatatatatatatatatatatatataggtgaaaaagaaaggggtaTCGGAACAGGAATGATCGGTTTATTCACATCTTTCTGCATTGTGTTGTGCTTGTGCgtaatcatttttttttttgaaactaGCAACTCCAATGGTTGGCTCGAGGCTTTTTGTTCGTGCCATCCTTTGGTATCCCTTACTTTGCTAGAAAATGTTCCGCATATTGcttcatgtttctttttaacgTTTTCCCAcgaccttttccttttcttgtgtctttattttcttcaacaatgtgtttgtttgtgtgtcttGTTTAATAGATGGACCTGTATACAGGTGTATAGAAGCCACCATTAACCACACATTACTTGGTTGTTGCGCAAGAGGAATACAAGACGCAACCTCTTTTGCGGCGGCGACTAGTGCTGTTGCAGGGCTTTCCGCCCTTGGAAGTGACAAAACGATTTGGTGGTTGCGCTTTGGGGACCGGATGTGGAGCACCCGACAAACCTGGAAATTATAAACGTAATGATCGACCAAGTTTCGCTCTTCCACACGATTCCATACTTCGAACAAGGCGGTGGCTTAGCGTTGTTTGTAACCGTCACGTACTGGAACGCGAGGGTTACGTTGACTCAGTGCGTGAGTTGGGTGCATTCATAGTTTGCTCGGCTTATTGTGCCGACGATACAGCTTGTATGAAGGAGTTAAACGCCATTCTTCATGTATTGCACACTGACGCATTGTTGGCACTCATGGAATATATTTTGGTATGCCATCCCCGCGTTCTATTCCATCCCGCTGTTGGTGGTGTGGGAGGGACTAGCGGCAATGAATCG
Proteins encoded in this window:
- a CDS encoding ubiquitin carboxyl-terminal hydrolase, putative (curated by J. Mottram) yields the protein MPSWCLIESDPAVFTELIQRFGAQGVAVEEIVQLEQEYLRVHTNVYGLILLFKWKARKEGAATDGVVVPDAPVFFVQQTVNNACATLSIVNILLNHKESIELGEVLGNFLSFTQDMNPYLRGTQVGECDALREAHNSFAPVELFSLDHSVPDAGDAYHFVSFVYKNSAIWELDGLQEGPILASDASDENYRDKLMEVVRKRIRDHSAEDTTGAGQGISFSLMAVVDDPLVLLERRIYEATLQEAPTHYLEEQLNQLTKQRAREKLENQRRRHNYVPMIVELLKALAEKGQLKGILDDALAKKSGQGAKQ